GAGTTCCGGACCGCTTCTGCGGGTCCTGTTAGCCTTAAGATATTTGACATTCTTGGCGGTGAGGTTGCCACTTTGGTAAATGAAATTAAACCTGCGGGTACTCATTTCGTACAATGGACGGGTAAGAACAATACCGGAAACAGTGTTAATTCGGGAATTTATTTCTACACTATTAAAGCGGGAGATTTTTATTCCACCCGTAAAATGGTGATGCTTAAATAATGCAATAATGCAGTAATCCAATAATCCAATAATGCAGTAATGCAGTAATGTTGACTGGTCTAAAAGTATGATTAAGAAAATTCTTTTATTTATTCTGGTTACGGTAGGAGTAACCTTTTCGCAAAATCTTAAATCTCCTAACGGGAGACTCGAACTTGACTTTATGATGAGCAAGGGAGGGATTCCGTATTATACATTAAAGTTCGATGGTAAATATGTTATTAAGGAATCGGCGCTGGGGATCGAAATAAGAGATGATCCAGGTTTTGTGAGTGAACTTAGTGAATTGACGGTTGAAAATTCCTCGTTTGACGAGACCTGGAACCCGGTTCTTGGTGAAGTAAAAGAGATCAGAAACCACTACAATCAACTGAAAGTAACTCTTCAGCACTTCACCACAAAAAAACAGATGGCGATTGTCTTCAGACTCTTTAATGATGGACTCGGTTTCAGGTACGAATTTCCTGAAATGGAAAATCAGAGGTACTTCACCATCATGGGTGAGAAAACCCAGTTTGTCCTGACGGGAGATCACAAAACTTTCTGGATTCCGGGTGATTTCGACAGCAACGAATATCCATATATGACGAGTAAATTGAGTGAAGTGGATGCAGAAAAGGGACAGGGCTTTTTTGAGATTAGCACCCGTTCGATTATTGCTCCGAATGCTGTTCAAACTCCTCTTATGATGAAATCCTCAGACGGACTTTACATCAATATTTTTGAAGCTGCCGTAACAAATTATCCCGTTATGCATCTTCTGGTTGATAAAAAGGAGTTCGCTCTCTCGGCAGTTCTGGCACCTGACGCAGTAGGTAATCCTGCCTACATGCAGGCACCGTGTTCGACTCCTTGGAGAACTGTTATTGTTTCTTCCAAGGCAGAGGAAATTCTTGCTTCAAAAATGATCCTCAATTTGAATGAACCATCAAAAATTGCTGATGCAAGCTGGATTAAAGGGAATAAGTATGTCGGCATCTGGTGGGAACTTCATGTGGGGAAATCGAGCTGGAATTACTCAGACATCAACAATGTAAAAATTGGTGAAACCGACTGGGCAAGCCTGAAGCCGAACGGCAGACACGGAGCCACAACTGAAAGAACCAAATATTATATTGATTTTGCTGCTAAAAACGGTTTTGACGGCGTTTTGGTTGAGGGATGGAATGTAGGCTGGGAGGACTGGTTTGGTCAGTGGAAGGAAAATGTTTTTGATTTTGTAACGCCGTATCCCGATTTCGATGTAAAAGAGTTGCAGAATTATGCCAAGTCAAAGGGTGTGAAACTTATCATGCACCACGAGACGAGTGCCTCAGCAACAAACTATGAGAGAAGACTCGACGATGCTTTCCGTTTTATGAAAGAGCACGGATACGATGCGGTAAAAACCGGTTATGTCGGTCGGATTATTCCCAGAGGTGAACGACATGACGGTCAATGGATGGTTGCTCATTACTTCAGAGTAGCTGAAAAAGCCGCCAAATACAAGATAATGGTCAATTCGCATGAGTCGCACAGGCCAACCGGGCAGTCAAGAACCTGGCCAAACTGGTTCG
The nucleotide sequence above comes from Ignavibacteria bacterium. Encoded proteins:
- a CDS encoding glycoside hydrolase family 97 protein, which produces MIKKILLFILVTVGVTFSQNLKSPNGRLELDFMMSKGGIPYYTLKFDGKYVIKESALGIEIRDDPGFVSELSELTVENSSFDETWNPVLGEVKEIRNHYNQLKVTLQHFTTKKQMAIVFRLFNDGLGFRYEFPEMENQRYFTIMGEKTQFVLTGDHKTFWIPGDFDSNEYPYMTSKLSEVDAEKGQGFFEISTRSIIAPNAVQTPLMMKSSDGLYINIFEAAVTNYPVMHLLVDKKEFALSAVLAPDAVGNPAYMQAPCSTPWRTVIVSSKAEEILASKMILNLNEPSKIADASWIKGNKYVGIWWELHVGKSSWNYSDINNVKIGETDWASLKPNGRHGATTERTKYYIDFAAKNGFDGVLVEGWNVGWEDWFGQWKENVFDFVTPYPDFDVKELQNYAKSKGVKLIMHHETSASATNYERRLDDAFRFMKEHGYDAVKTGYVGRIIPRGERHDGQWMVAHYFRVAEKAAKYKIMVNSHESHRPTGQSRTWPNWFAAEAARGNEFNAWSRGNPPEHETILPFTRLMGGAMDYTPGIFQIKMDYYTPGSKFQVHTTLVKQLALYVTMYSPLQMAADIPENYEKHMDAFQFIKDVAVDWDDTKILSAEPGDYLLIARKAKGKNEWYIGGITDENAREMEISFDFLPAGKSFTADFYMDGDDASWEKNPMKYKIEKKTVTSTSKVKVKLAPSGGVAVTVKL